A genomic stretch from Streptomyces venezuelae ATCC 10712 includes:
- a CDS encoding glutamate decarboxylase → MPLHQGPAASPAGRERRLALNPFFGEAANPVGGMTEAPPHHRMPDGPLPPMSAYQLVHDELMLDGNSRLNLATFVTTWMEPQAGVLMSECRDKNMIDKDEYPRTAELERRCVAMLADLWHAPDPGAAVGCSTTGSSEACMLAGMALKRRWTKRNADRYPGSARPNLVMGVNVQVCWEKFCNFWEVEPRLVPMEGDRFHLDAESAAALCDENTIGVVAVLGSTFDGSYEPVAEICAALDALQERTGLDIPVHVDGASGAMIAPFLDEDLVWDFRLPRVSSINTSGHKYGLVYPGVGWALWRSAAELPEELVFRVNYLGGDMPTFALNFSRPGAQVVAQYYTFLRLGREGYRAVQQTSRDIARGLAERIEAMGDFRLLTLGNQLPVFAFTTASDVTNFNVFDVSRRLREHGWLVPAYTFPENREDLSVLRVVCRNGFSADLAGLLIEDLSRLLPELRRQSGPFTHDKDAATSFHH, encoded by the coding sequence ATGCCGCTCCACCAGGGTCCCGCCGCCTCCCCCGCCGGGCGCGAGCGCCGGCTCGCCCTCAACCCCTTCTTCGGGGAGGCCGCCAACCCGGTCGGCGGTATGACCGAGGCCCCGCCCCACCACCGGATGCCCGACGGCCCGCTCCCCCCGATGAGCGCCTACCAGCTCGTCCACGACGAGCTGATGCTCGACGGCAACTCCCGGCTCAACCTCGCCACCTTCGTCACCACCTGGATGGAACCCCAGGCGGGCGTGCTCATGAGCGAGTGCCGCGACAAGAACATGATCGACAAGGACGAGTACCCGCGCACCGCCGAACTGGAGCGCCGCTGCGTCGCCATGCTCGCCGACCTCTGGCATGCCCCCGACCCGGGCGCGGCCGTCGGCTGCTCCACCACCGGCTCCAGCGAGGCCTGCATGCTCGCCGGCATGGCCCTGAAACGCCGCTGGACCAAGCGGAACGCCGACCGCTACCCGGGCTCCGCCCGCCCCAACCTGGTCATGGGGGTCAACGTCCAGGTCTGCTGGGAGAAGTTCTGCAACTTCTGGGAGGTCGAGCCCCGCCTCGTCCCCATGGAGGGCGACCGCTTCCACCTCGACGCCGAGTCCGCCGCCGCGCTCTGCGACGAGAACACCATCGGAGTCGTCGCCGTCCTCGGCTCGACCTTCGACGGCTCCTACGAACCCGTCGCCGAGATCTGCGCCGCCCTGGACGCCCTCCAGGAACGCACCGGACTCGACATCCCCGTCCACGTCGACGGCGCCTCCGGCGCCATGATCGCCCCCTTCCTCGACGAGGACCTGGTCTGGGACTTCCGGCTCCCCCGCGTCTCCTCGATCAACACCTCCGGTCACAAGTACGGCCTGGTCTACCCGGGCGTCGGCTGGGCCCTGTGGCGCTCCGCCGCCGAACTCCCCGAGGAGCTCGTCTTCCGCGTCAACTACCTGGGCGGCGACATGCCCACCTTCGCCCTCAACTTCTCCCGGCCGGGCGCCCAGGTCGTCGCGCAGTACTACACGTTCCTGAGGCTCGGCCGGGAGGGCTACCGGGCGGTGCAGCAGACCTCCCGGGACATCGCCCGCGGCCTCGCCGAACGGATCGAGGCCATGGGCGACTTCCGGCTCCTCACCCTCGGCAACCAGCTGCCCGTCTTCGCCTTCACCACCGCATCCGACGTCACCAACTTCAACGTCTTCGACGTCTCCCGGCGCCTGCGCGAACACGGCTGGCTCGTCCCCGCTTACACGTTCCCCGAGAACCGCGAGGACCTGTCCGTCCTGCGCGTGGTCTGCCGCAACGGCTTCTCCGCCGACCTCGCCGGGCTCCTCATCGAGGACCTGAGCCGGCTACTGCCCGAACTGCGCCGCCAGTCCGGCCCGTTCACCCACGACAAGGACGCCGCGACCTCCTTCCACCACTAG
- a CDS encoding inorganic diphosphatase — MEFDVLIEIPKGSRNKYEVDHETGRIRLDRRLFTSTAYPTDYGYVENTLGEDGDPLDALVILDEPTFPGCLIKCRAIGMFRMTDEAGGDDKLLCVPATDPRMEHLRDIHHVAEFDRLEIQHFFEVYKDLEPGKSVEGADWVGRAEAEAEIEKSYARAKEQGGH; from the coding sequence GTGGAGTTCGACGTTCTCATCGAGATCCCCAAGGGATCGCGTAACAAGTACGAGGTCGACCACGAGACCGGCCGCATCCGTCTGGACCGTCGCCTGTTCACGTCGACGGCCTACCCGACCGACTACGGCTACGTCGAGAACACCCTCGGTGAGGACGGCGACCCGCTGGACGCGCTCGTGATCCTCGACGAGCCCACCTTCCCGGGCTGCCTGATCAAGTGCCGCGCCATCGGCATGTTCCGCATGACGGACGAGGCCGGCGGCGACGACAAGCTGCTGTGCGTCCCGGCGACGGACCCGCGCATGGAGCACCTGCGGGACATCCACCACGTGGCGGAGTTCGACCGCCTGGAGATCCAGCACTTCTTCGAGGTCTACAAGGACCTGGAGCCGGGCAAGTCGGTCGAGGGTGCGGACTGGGTCGGCCGCGCCGAGGCCGAGGCCGAGATCGAGAAGTCGTACGCGCGCGCCAAGGAGCAGGGCGGCCACTGA
- a CDS encoding DedA family protein — protein sequence MNTLALGPSWLDPDYLIGTFGLIGVLVIVFAESGLLIGFFLPGDSLLFTTGLLVTTGKLDTPLWLVCTLVVAAAIIGDQVGYLFGRKVGPALFKRPDSKLFKQENVEKAHEFFEKHGPKSLILARFVPIVRTFTPIIAGVSRMNYRSFITFNIIGGVLWGAGVTLLGASLGKIDFVHKHIEMILVGIVLISVIPIVIEFLRARSQSKKAQARGDDHDAPGTPNPQGSRRRHAKR from the coding sequence GTGAACACGCTTGCCCTCGGACCGAGCTGGTTGGACCCGGACTATCTGATCGGGACCTTTGGTCTGATCGGTGTCCTGGTCATCGTCTTCGCCGAGTCCGGCCTCCTCATCGGGTTCTTCCTGCCCGGCGACTCGCTGCTCTTCACCACCGGCCTGCTGGTGACCACCGGAAAGCTGGACACGCCGCTCTGGCTGGTCTGCACCCTGGTGGTGGCCGCCGCGATCATCGGTGACCAGGTCGGGTACCTGTTCGGCCGGAAGGTCGGCCCGGCGCTCTTCAAGCGACCGGACTCCAAGCTGTTCAAGCAGGAGAACGTCGAGAAGGCGCACGAGTTCTTCGAGAAGCACGGCCCGAAGTCGCTGATCCTGGCCCGCTTCGTGCCCATCGTGCGGACGTTCACGCCGATCATCGCGGGCGTCAGCCGGATGAACTACCGCTCGTTCATCACGTTCAACATCATCGGCGGTGTGCTCTGGGGCGCGGGCGTGACCCTGCTCGGCGCCTCCCTCGGCAAGATCGACTTCGTGCACAAGCACATCGAGATGATCCTCGTCGGGATCGTCCTGATCTCCGTGATCCCGATCGTGATCGAGTTCCTGCGCGCCCGCTCCCAGTCGAAGAAGGCGCAGGCCCGCGGCGACGACCACGACGCCCCCGGCACCCCGAACCCGCAGGGCTCCCGCCGCCGCCACGCCAAGCGCTGA
- a CDS encoding daunorubicin/doxorubicin resistance ABC transporter ATP-binding protein DrrA — protein sequence MAATQDAILVEGARKRYGEKEALAGLDLTVRRGTVHGLLGPNGAGKTTTVRILATLLRHDEGLVRVAGHDVRTGAREVRRRIGLLGQHAALDEELGGRQNLEMFGRLHHLGARRAGTRAEELLERFGLTDTGHKPVKQFSGGMRRRLDLAASLITEPEVLFLDEPTTGLDPRGRGEVWESVRSLVGGGTTVLLTTQYLEEADQLADRISVVDRGRVVADGTPDELKALVGVDRIDVVVRDGARLDEAAALLPFARAEVTVDGDRRRLSAPVADRMASLTETVRVLGEAGIEAEDIALRRPTLDEVFLRLTGGGDTPDGQDATGGPDGTGEPGTKGAPGGTEAPGGRQGREVTA from the coding sequence ATGGCGGCGACACAGGACGCGATCCTCGTGGAGGGCGCACGCAAGCGGTACGGAGAGAAGGAAGCCCTGGCAGGCCTCGACCTCACCGTCCGGCGCGGCACGGTCCACGGCCTGCTCGGGCCCAACGGTGCCGGCAAAACCACGACCGTACGGATCCTCGCCACCCTCCTCCGGCACGACGAGGGCCTGGTGCGGGTGGCGGGCCACGACGTACGGACCGGGGCGCGGGAGGTGCGGCGGCGGATCGGGCTGCTCGGACAGCACGCGGCCCTCGACGAGGAGCTGGGCGGCCGGCAGAACCTGGAGATGTTCGGCCGGCTCCACCACCTGGGCGCGCGACGGGCCGGGACGCGGGCCGAGGAGCTCCTGGAGCGCTTCGGCCTCACCGACACCGGCCACAAGCCCGTCAAGCAGTTCAGCGGCGGCATGCGGCGGCGGCTCGACCTGGCGGCCTCGCTGATCACGGAGCCCGAGGTGCTCTTCCTCGACGAACCGACGACCGGACTCGATCCACGCGGGCGTGGCGAGGTCTGGGAGTCGGTGCGCTCGCTCGTGGGCGGGGGCACCACGGTCCTGCTGACCACGCAGTACCTGGAGGAGGCGGATCAGCTGGCCGACCGGATCTCCGTCGTGGACCGGGGCCGGGTCGTCGCGGACGGCACCCCCGACGAGCTCAAGGCGCTGGTCGGGGTGGACCGCATCGACGTGGTCGTACGGGACGGGGCCCGGCTCGACGAGGCGGCCGCGCTGCTGCCCTTCGCGCGGGCCGAGGTGACCGTGGACGGCGACCGGCGCCGGCTCAGCGCACCGGTGGCGGACCGGATGGCCTCGCTCACCGAGACGGTGCGGGTGCTGGGGGAGGCGGGGATCGAGGCGGAGGACATCGCGCTGCGGCGGCCGACGCTGGACGAGGTCTTCCTCCGCCTGACGGGCGGCGGGGACACGCCGGACGGCCAGGACGCGACGGGCGGGCCGGACGGGACGGGGGAGCCGGGCACCAAGGGGGCGCCGGGTGGGACGGAGGCGCCGGGTGGGCGCCAGGGACGGGAGGTGACGGCATGA
- a CDS encoding threonine/serine ThrE exporter family protein, with the protein MVAEPDGSKNGPEVDPEDRKPQSDEARSAFVPPAGVEQPAPPEEEHPTSEFALPPGLSTEPPAEPEGSAFATPATYSAKNSPPAFTPAYGVPLVRLPHNAPWQDRMRTMLRLPVGDRPVPEAVRKEDETGPSVPRVLDLTLRIGELLLAGGEGAEDVEAAMFAICRSYGLDRVEPTVTFTLLSVTFQPSLVDAPLTANRTVRRRGTDYTRLASVYTLLADINARAHEVTPEEAYRRLAEIRRNRHPYPGWVLTAAAGVLAGAASVLLGGGPTVFFVAALGAVLGDRLAWLCAGRGLPEFYQFLVAAMPPAAMGVLLTLLHADLRPSAVITGGLFALIPGRALVAAVQDGLTGFYITASARLLEVAYFFVAIVVGVLSVLYIAVQFDAQLNPEGTLKAVERPVTQTLASMVLCATFAILLQQSRATVLFATLNGGVAWVVYASIAVTAEGSAVMATAVAAGLVGLFGQLIARYEHTSSLPYVTAAIGPLLPGSATYFGVLAIAQNNLDQGFASLAKASALALAIAIGVNLGSELARLFMQAPGAAAARRAAKRTRGF; encoded by the coding sequence GTGGTGGCGGAGCCGGACGGCTCGAAGAACGGTCCCGAGGTCGACCCGGAGGACCGGAAACCGCAGTCGGACGAGGCGCGGAGCGCGTTCGTGCCGCCCGCCGGGGTGGAGCAGCCCGCACCGCCCGAGGAGGAGCACCCGACCTCCGAGTTCGCCCTTCCGCCGGGTCTCTCGACCGAACCGCCGGCCGAGCCGGAGGGTTCGGCGTTCGCGACGCCGGCCACGTACTCGGCCAAGAACTCCCCGCCCGCCTTCACCCCCGCGTACGGGGTGCCCCTGGTACGGCTCCCGCACAACGCTCCGTGGCAGGACCGGATGCGGACCATGCTGCGGCTGCCCGTGGGTGACCGGCCGGTGCCCGAGGCGGTGCGCAAGGAGGACGAGACCGGCCCCTCCGTGCCGCGCGTGCTCGACCTGACGCTGCGCATCGGCGAGCTGCTGCTCGCGGGCGGTGAGGGCGCGGAGGACGTCGAGGCGGCGATGTTCGCGATCTGCCGCTCGTACGGTCTCGACCGGGTCGAGCCGACGGTGACGTTCACCCTGCTCTCGGTCACGTTCCAGCCCTCGCTGGTGGACGCGCCGCTCACGGCGAACCGGACGGTACGGCGCCGGGGCACGGACTACACGCGGCTCGCGTCGGTGTACACGCTGCTCGCCGACATCAACGCGCGGGCGCACGAGGTGACGCCCGAGGAGGCGTACCGGCGGCTCGCGGAGATACGGCGCAACCGGCACCCGTACCCCGGATGGGTGCTCACGGCGGCGGCGGGCGTGCTCGCCGGGGCGGCCTCGGTGCTGCTGGGCGGCGGCCCCACCGTCTTCTTCGTGGCGGCGCTGGGCGCGGTGCTCGGCGACCGGCTGGCGTGGCTGTGCGCGGGGCGCGGGCTGCCGGAGTTCTACCAGTTCCTGGTGGCGGCGATGCCGCCGGCCGCGATGGGGGTGCTGCTGACGCTGCTGCACGCGGATCTGCGGCCGTCGGCGGTGATCACCGGTGGCCTGTTCGCGCTGATCCCGGGGCGGGCGCTCGTGGCGGCCGTGCAGGACGGTCTGACCGGTTTCTACATCACGGCCTCGGCCCGGCTCCTGGAGGTCGCGTACTTCTTCGTCGCGATCGTGGTGGGCGTGCTGTCGGTGCTGTACATCGCCGTGCAGTTCGACGCCCAGCTGAACCCCGAGGGGACGCTGAAGGCGGTGGAGCGGCCGGTGACGCAGACGCTGGCCTCGATGGTGCTGTGCGCGACCTTCGCCATCCTTCTGCAGCAGTCGCGGGCGACGGTGCTCTTCGCGACGCTGAACGGCGGGGTGGCGTGGGTGGTGTACGCGTCGATCGCGGTGACCGCCGAGGGCTCGGCGGTCATGGCGACGGCGGTGGCGGCGGGGCTCGTGGGGCTCTTCGGGCAGCTGATCGCCCGGTACGAGCACACCTCGTCGCTGCCGTACGTGACGGCGGCGATCGGCCCGCTGCTGCCCGGTTCGGCGACGTACTTCGGAGTGCTGGCGATCGCCCAGAACAACCTGGACCAGGGCTTCGCCTCCCTCGCGAAGGCGTCGGCCCTGGCCCTGGCGATCGCGATCGGCGTGAACCTGGGGAGCGAGCTGGCCCGGCTCTTCATGCAGGCCCCCGGCGCCGCCGCCGCCCGCCGGGCGGCGAAGCGCACCAGGGGCTTCTAG
- a CDS encoding ABC transporter permease: MSAAYVVSDCWTMTRRELAHWARQPVQVLVGLVFPVMMLLMFGYLVGGGRSVDGDYVDFLVPGMLTLTMVFGLEGTMTAVTQDLNKGVIDRFRSMPMSDGAVLVGRAAADMLQSTVGLLVMVGVGYAIGWRAHGGLGSTLGALGLLLLLRFAMLWIGIFLALVAGRAELVQAVQILVWPVGFLSNAFASPDSMPGWLGTFVEWNPMSATATAVRELFGNPGGEPGHVWAATVWPLVLLGLFFPLAVRKFGRLGK; encoded by the coding sequence ATGAGTGCCGCGTACGTGGTGAGCGACTGCTGGACGATGACCCGCCGGGAACTGGCGCACTGGGCGCGCCAGCCGGTACAGGTCCTCGTCGGGCTCGTGTTCCCGGTGATGATGCTGCTGATGTTCGGCTACCTGGTCGGCGGCGGACGGAGCGTCGACGGGGACTACGTCGACTTCCTGGTGCCCGGGATGCTCACCCTGACCATGGTGTTCGGGCTCGAAGGCACCATGACGGCGGTGACGCAGGACCTGAACAAGGGCGTGATCGACCGGTTCCGGTCCATGCCGATGAGCGACGGCGCGGTGCTGGTGGGGCGGGCCGCCGCCGACATGCTGCAGTCGACGGTGGGGCTGCTCGTGATGGTCGGGGTGGGGTACGCGATCGGCTGGCGGGCCCACGGGGGCCTGGGGAGCACGCTGGGAGCGCTGGGGCTGCTGCTCCTGCTGCGCTTCGCGATGCTCTGGATCGGCATCTTCCTCGCGCTGGTCGCGGGTCGAGCGGAGCTGGTGCAGGCGGTGCAGATCCTGGTGTGGCCGGTCGGCTTCCTCTCCAACGCGTTCGCCTCGCCTGACTCGATGCCGGGCTGGCTCGGGACCTTCGTGGAGTGGAACCCGATGTCGGCGACGGCGACGGCGGTCCGCGAGCTCTTCGGCAACCCGGGCGGCGAGCCGGGGCACGTCTGGGCGGCGACCGTGTGGCCGCTGGTGCTGCTGGGGCTCTTCTTCCCGCTGGCGGTACGGAAGTTCGGGCGGCTGGGGAAGTAG
- a CDS encoding WD40/YVTN/BNR-like repeat-containing protein, with the protein MRGPMGVAGAVVALVLMVVTGCTDSGAKPGGGAGSSGSQGGPGGSGGSGASGTPRPPTVSGAPSPAAPGAPPAGAFGAPPRIPSAPALPGWAHSLGFARDGSGFALLAECVGDQAAPESGFCRQHVAVLDAGAREWVLRRSPLPRVLGTEGVSSNLLSLGPGRALVEEGGPGPAARTWFTQDGGRSWRPGEQRTVGTTPDIPEGAVLATDCADPAEALPDACERERLVVVSPRDGRRRALARGPLLGAHPRPQGQPEPDGSWWVSGTDPLSGRAAVAFSRDGGRSWTVSRLPSPAMDSGWYTAVAVGKDAVYAAEMGDLSGGGEPVKNPMRALHRSVDGGRTWQRMWTTGPSEEPRTLLGLPVPGPGGRVEIGAELSGYRSEDGGRTFVRLNDGTHHTRRTPLGLLREASRCQYALTADGVRWSEFRLACDDLGPG; encoded by the coding sequence ATGCGCGGGCCGATGGGAGTGGCGGGCGCCGTCGTGGCGCTGGTGCTGATGGTGGTGACCGGGTGCACGGACTCGGGGGCGAAGCCCGGTGGGGGAGCGGGGAGTTCGGGGAGCCAGGGAGGCCCGGGAGGTTCGGGAGGCTCGGGTGCCTCGGGGACTCCCCGGCCCCCGACGGTCTCGGGGGCCCCGTCTCCGGCGGCCCCCGGTGCCCCGCCCGCGGGGGCGTTCGGGGCGCCGCCCCGGATACCGTCCGCGCCCGCGCTGCCCGGCTGGGCGCACAGTCTGGGCTTCGCGCGGGACGGCAGCGGGTTCGCGCTGCTCGCCGAGTGCGTGGGTGATCAGGCGGCCCCGGAGAGCGGCTTCTGCCGGCAGCACGTGGCCGTGCTGGACGCCGGGGCGCGGGAGTGGGTGCTGCGGCGGTCGCCGCTGCCCCGGGTCCTGGGGACGGAGGGCGTCTCGTCGAACCTCCTGTCGCTGGGTCCCGGCCGGGCGCTGGTCGAGGAGGGCGGGCCCGGTCCGGCCGCGCGGACCTGGTTCACCCAGGACGGCGGCCGGAGTTGGCGGCCGGGCGAGCAGCGCACGGTCGGTACGACCCCGGACATACCCGAGGGGGCGGTGCTCGCCACCGACTGCGCGGACCCTGCCGAGGCACTGCCCGACGCCTGCGAGCGGGAGCGTCTCGTGGTGGTCTCGCCGCGGGACGGGCGGCGCCGGGCGCTGGCCCGGGGGCCTCTGCTGGGGGCGCACCCCCGGCCCCAGGGGCAGCCGGAGCCCGACGGTTCCTGGTGGGTCTCGGGCACGGACCCGCTGTCGGGCCGGGCGGCGGTCGCCTTCTCCCGGGACGGCGGTCGTAGCTGGACGGTGAGCCGGCTGCCGAGCCCGGCCATGGACTCCGGGTGGTACACGGCGGTGGCGGTGGGGAAGGACGCGGTGTACGCGGCGGAGATGGGGGATCTGAGCGGTGGCGGCGAGCCCGTCAAGAACCCGATGCGGGCCCTGCACCGTTCCGTGGACGGCGGCAGGACCTGGCAGCGGATGTGGACGACGGGGCCGAGCGAGGAGCCCCGCACGCTGCTCGGCCTGCCGGTGCCGGGGCCGGGTGGCCGGGTGGAGATCGGCGCGGAGCTCTCGGGGTACCGGAGTGAGGACGGCGGCCGTACGTTCGTCCGGCTCAACGACGGCACGCACCACACCCGCCGCACCCCGCTCGGGCTGCTGCGTGAGGCCTCACGCTGTCAGTACGCGCTGACCGCGGACGGGGTGCGCTGGTCGGAGTTCCGGCTGGCCTGCGACGACCTGGGGCCCGGCTGA
- the dacB gene encoding D-alanyl-D-alanine carboxypeptidase/D-alanyl-D-alanine endopeptidase produces the protein MPEPRVWQLTAGSAVLGLALAAVAVTAAGPWDSGQRTAERARAAAPAAGGAHHAPPAAPAPPRRPAPAPSAPGVLTALHAPAPAGRPADLAAVLVPLLADPGLGPLRTASVVDTATGKQLYGEGAGTPMTPASTVKIATSAAALSALGPDHRIPTTVTAAPDGRTVTLTGGGDPTLDPARLKALATDTARALTARGHTSVRLTYDTSLYPGPSLHPIGPNENLAPVVALMTTEGRLDDSRSGPAPRSGDPAGDTAAAFADLLTRAGVKVTGDPAPGRAPKAAPLARTYSAPLADLVERTLTHSDNDLAEALARQTALARKQPASFDGAAKAVRDELARLGLPVAGARFADGSGLDRRDRVSAALLTGLLTRAADPARPALRPLLTGLPVGGFTGTLAGRFDTAPATAGAGLVRAKTGTLTGVNTLAGTVVTADGRLLAFAFLAGRTLSPYEAQPALDRLSAALTGQR, from the coding sequence ATGCCCGAGCCGAGGGTGTGGCAGCTCACGGCGGGCTCCGCCGTCCTCGGACTGGCCCTGGCCGCCGTGGCGGTGACCGCGGCCGGGCCGTGGGACTCCGGTCAGCGTACGGCCGAGCGGGCCCGCGCCGCCGCCCCGGCGGCAGGTGGCGCACATCACGCCCCGCCCGCCGCCCCCGCCCCGCCGCGGCGCCCCGCGCCCGCGCCGAGCGCCCCCGGCGTCCTCACCGCCCTGCACGCCCCCGCCCCGGCCGGACGTCCGGCCGACCTCGCCGCCGTCCTCGTGCCCCTCCTCGCCGACCCCGGCCTCGGCCCGCTGCGCACCGCGTCCGTCGTCGACACCGCGACCGGGAAGCAGCTGTACGGCGAAGGGGCCGGCACCCCCATGACACCCGCCTCCACCGTCAAGATCGCCACCAGCGCGGCCGCGCTCTCCGCCCTCGGCCCCGACCACCGCATCCCCACCACCGTCACCGCCGCCCCCGACGGCCGGACGGTCACCCTCACCGGCGGCGGCGACCCCACCCTCGACCCGGCCCGGCTGAAGGCGCTCGCCACCGACACAGCCCGGGCCCTCACCGCCCGCGGCCACACCTCCGTACGCCTCACGTACGACACGAGCCTCTACCCGGGCCCCTCGCTCCACCCCATCGGACCCAACGAGAACCTCGCCCCCGTCGTCGCCCTCATGACCACCGAAGGACGCCTCGACGACAGCCGGAGCGGACCCGCGCCCCGCAGCGGCGACCCGGCCGGCGACACCGCCGCCGCCTTCGCGGACCTCCTCACCCGGGCCGGCGTCAAGGTCACCGGCGACCCGGCCCCCGGCCGCGCCCCCAAGGCCGCCCCCCTGGCCCGTACGTACTCCGCCCCGCTCGCCGACCTCGTCGAGCGCACCCTCACCCACAGCGACAACGACCTCGCCGAAGCCCTCGCCCGGCAGACCGCCCTCGCCCGCAAACAGCCCGCGAGCTTCGACGGCGCCGCCAAGGCCGTACGCGACGAACTCGCCCGGCTCGGCCTCCCCGTCGCCGGCGCCCGCTTCGCCGACGGCAGCGGACTCGACCGCCGCGACCGCGTCTCCGCCGCCCTCCTCACCGGACTCCTCACCCGCGCGGCCGACCCCGCGCGCCCCGCCCTGCGCCCGCTCCTCACCGGACTCCCCGTCGGCGGCTTCACCGGCACCCTCGCCGGCCGCTTCGACACCGCCCCCGCCACCGCGGGCGCCGGACTCGTCCGCGCCAAGACCGGCACGCTCACCGGCGTCAACACCCTCGCCGGGACCGTCGTCACCGCCGACGGCCGACTGCTCGCCTTCGCCTTCCTCGCCGGCCGCACCCTCTCCCCGTACGAAGCCCAGCCCGCCCTCGACCGTCTCTCCGCCGCCCTCACCGGACAGCGGTAG
- a CDS encoding ion channel protein, which yields MATDHAPPTPSPPTDEAPLRVLLPQVLPALAVGVGAALLFLGISALAEKFQHVLWNDLPDALDIGGHSSLWIISVLTAAGIAVGLVIWKVPGHAGPDPAAMGLGGPPLAPGIVPGLLLASTLTLAGGVSLGPENPIIAANIALAFWLGRKAAPTLPGAFWVSLASAATIGALFGTPVAAALVISEALVGRPGRGSLWDRLFAPLVAAGAGSMTTQLLAEPSFDMDLPPLTDPGWDDLLAALAIASVAALFGLAACYLFPSVHAAFRRLRHPMLMLPAGGLVLGLLGALGGHLTLFKGLDEVEELTSSIGGWSSGELAKLAVVKLAALLVAASCGFRGGRIFPAVFVGAAFGMLAQALVPEVHPAVAVSSGVLGVLLATTRQGWISLFVAAVIADSPAMLALLCLASLPAWLVVTGRPQLELDEQGNALH from the coding sequence GTGGCCACCGATCATGCTCCGCCCACGCCGTCACCGCCCACCGACGAGGCCCCGCTCCGGGTCCTGCTGCCCCAGGTGCTTCCCGCGCTCGCGGTCGGAGTGGGAGCCGCCCTGCTCTTCCTGGGCATCAGCGCCCTCGCGGAGAAGTTCCAGCACGTCCTGTGGAACGACCTCCCCGACGCCCTCGACATCGGCGGCCACTCCTCCCTCTGGATCATCAGCGTGCTCACCGCTGCTGGTATCGCCGTCGGCCTCGTCATCTGGAAGGTCCCCGGGCACGCCGGGCCCGACCCGGCCGCCATGGGCCTCGGCGGCCCACCGCTCGCCCCCGGGATCGTCCCCGGACTCCTGCTCGCGAGCACGCTCACCCTCGCCGGCGGAGTCAGCCTCGGCCCCGAGAACCCGATCATCGCCGCCAACATCGCCCTCGCCTTCTGGCTCGGCCGCAAGGCCGCGCCCACCCTGCCCGGCGCCTTCTGGGTCTCGCTCGCCTCCGCCGCCACCATCGGCGCCCTCTTCGGTACGCCGGTGGCCGCCGCCCTCGTCATCTCCGAGGCCCTCGTGGGCCGCCCCGGCCGTGGCTCCCTCTGGGACCGGCTCTTCGCCCCGCTCGTCGCCGCCGGGGCCGGCTCGATGACCACCCAGCTGCTCGCCGAGCCCAGCTTCGACATGGACCTCCCGCCGCTCACCGACCCCGGCTGGGACGACCTCCTCGCCGCCCTGGCGATCGCCTCGGTCGCGGCCCTCTTCGGTCTCGCCGCCTGCTACCTCTTCCCCTCCGTCCACGCCGCCTTCCGGCGGCTGCGCCACCCCATGCTGATGCTGCCCGCCGGCGGCCTCGTGCTCGGCCTCCTGGGCGCCCTCGGCGGGCACCTGACCCTCTTCAAGGGCCTGGACGAGGTCGAGGAGCTCACCTCCTCGATCGGCGGCTGGTCCTCCGGCGAACTCGCCAAGCTGGCCGTGGTCAAACTCGCCGCCCTCCTCGTCGCCGCCTCCTGCGGCTTCCGGGGCGGCCGCATCTTCCCCGCCGTCTTCGTCGGCGCGGCCTTCGGCATGCTCGCCCAGGCCCTCGTCCCCGAGGTCCACCCGGCCGTCGCCGTCTCCTCCGGCGTCCTCGGCGTCCTGCTCGCCACCACCCGGCAGGGCTGGATCAGCCTCTTCGTCGCCGCCGTCATCGCCGACTCCCCCGCGATGCTCGCCCTGCTCTGCCTGGCCTCCCTCCCCGCCTGGCTGGTCGTCACCGGCCGGCCCCAGCTCGAACTCGACGAACAGGGCAACGCCCTGCACTGA
- a CDS encoding YbjQ family protein, which produces MGIDEYGGGQGPHPEVLVVTTNDVPGFEVRQVIGEVFGLTVRSRHLGSQIGAGLKSMIGGELKGLTKTLVQTRNQAMERLVEQAQVRGANAVLMFRFDVTEAADVGTEVCAYGTAVVLAPRA; this is translated from the coding sequence ATGGGCATCGACGAGTACGGAGGCGGCCAGGGGCCGCACCCCGAGGTGCTGGTCGTCACGACGAACGACGTGCCGGGCTTCGAGGTCCGCCAGGTGATCGGTGAGGTCTTCGGACTCACCGTCCGCTCCCGCCATCTGGGCAGCCAGATCGGCGCGGGGCTCAAATCGATGATCGGCGGGGAGCTGAAGGGTCTGACGAAGACCCTGGTGCAGACCCGCAACCAGGCGATGGAACGCCTGGTGGAACAGGCTCAGGTGCGCGGCGCGAACGCCGTCCTCATGTTCCGCTTCGACGTGACGGAAGCGGCTGATGTAGGCACGGAAGTCTGCGCATACGGCACAGCCGTAGTGCTCGCCCCGCGCGCGTGA